Proteins found in one Mytilus edulis chromosome 2, xbMytEdul2.2, whole genome shotgun sequence genomic segment:
- the LOC139512789 gene encoding uncharacterized protein, producing MDNMSSLIIFTLIICCVIVRAQIPQHCHKITPCSCIDEFNRVVNLTVLANKLTPRFKDYPTAGGDSNKYSWNPCNNFEEGPENEGCINVGACKISPDGSYTGIGQSDTVEFSHDDNGNLSLVMTQQDGDNKIETHVILYCDQERDAFFRVIGLITDRVYWLQLWSKYNCPSHMKSYDDIVTMPAPEPKSERMPTMPTPGVVTMTSSPSRDKRTLKDIEIILFCILVMVTLILVILLTRYTLKLRTSRDETYGYSRLPQYEAQYIKESK from the exons ATGGATAATATGTCGTCTTTAATCATATTTACGTTAATAATATGTTGTGTAATTGTGAGAGCACAAATACCTCAACATTGTCATAAGATAACGCCGTGCTCCTGTATAGATGAGTTTAACCGGGTTGTAAATCTGACAGTATTGGCTAATAAGCTTACACCAAG ATTTAAGGATTATCCAACAGCAGGAGGGGACAGTAATAAATATTCATGGAATCCTTGTAATAATTTTGAAGAAGGTCCAGAGAATGAAGGATGCATCAACGTCGGG GCATGTAAAATTTCCCCCGATGGTAGTTACACAGGAATTGGACAGTCTGACACAGTAGAATTTTCTCATGATGATAATGGTAACTTGTCTCTGGTAATGACTCAACAAGACGGTGACAACAAGAT AGAAACACATGTTATTTTATACTGTGACCAGGAAAGGGATGCTTTTTTTCGTGTCATAGGACTAATAACTGATCGAGTTTAT TGGTTGCAACTTTGGTCGAAGTACAATTGTCCGAGTCATATGAAGTCATATGATGATATTGTCACCATGCCAGCACCAGAACCTAAGTCCGAACGCATGCCTACCATGCCAACGCCGGGCGTTGTAACAATGACATCCTCTCCTTCTCGAGATAAAAGGACTCTTAAAGATATTGAAATCATTCTGTTTTGCATATT ggtGATGGTCACACTCATACTAGTGATCTTATTAACACGATATACACTCAAACTCCGAACAAGTAGAGATGAAACCTATGGATACAGTCGACTACCACAATATGAAGCTCAATATATTAAGGAGTCAAAATGA